A region of Salvelinus alpinus chromosome 6, SLU_Salpinus.1, whole genome shotgun sequence DNA encodes the following proteins:
- the spink4 gene encoding serine peptidase inhibitor, Kazal type 4 — protein MAGKVVMLLCVMLLVAFAGAEEENSGLYRKPSCVDMVEILACPMNLAPVCGSDGNTYPNECALCVQRQETRMDILVMKEESC, from the exons ATGGCTGGAAAAGTAGTGATGCTGCTGTGTGTGATGCTCCTCGTCGCCTTTGCAG GCGCAGAAGAAGAGAACTCTGGACTTTACAGAAAG CCATCTTGTGTTGATATGGTGGAGATCCTAGCTTGCCCTATGAACTTGGCTCCTGTGTGTGGCTCCGATGGCAACACCTACCCCAACGAGTGTGCACTCTGTGTCCAGAGACA GGAAACCAGAATGGACATCTTAGTCATGAAGGAGGAGAGCTGCTAG
- the LOC139579089 gene encoding beta-1,4-galactosyltransferase 1-like, whose protein sequence is MLDSSLNFRLRRRGCTLVVVLGVINLLVALFYFMGYSNGLSPNQQLQTQTRIETDFITVTLPPEDIGHHDLNNNSVVTLQTPKLHDIHLPNTTTTTTTNTTTTTTSWKKLEKCPDPSPHLVGPLRIEFSTPVSLDTVRKENPGLQEGGRYKPHDCVALQKVALIIPFRHRDEHLKFWLYYLHPILQRQQLDYGVYVINQDGDNTFNRAKLMNIGYAEALKEYDYDCFVFSDVDLIPMNDRNTYKCFSQPRHLSVSMDKFGFKLPYNQFFGGVSALSKEHFLKINGFPNSYWGWGGEDDDIFNRVSSRGMSISRPDSEVGKCRMIRHERDKLNDPNPQRFDRIQRTRLTMNTDGISSLKYEVIKVEKDPLFTKITVDVGKP, encoded by the exons ATGCTCGACTCATCTCTCAACTTTAGGCTGCGGAGGAGAGGCTGCACCTTGGTTGTAGTTTTAGGTGTTATTAATCTCTTAGTGGCTTTATTTTATTTCATGGGTTACTCGAATGGGTTGTCACCAAACCAACAACTACAGACACAGACGCGAATTGAAACGGATTTTATTACCGTGACACTTCCACCGGAAGATATTGGACATCACGACCTTAATAATAACAGCGTAGTAACATTGCAAACTCCGAAGCTTCACGATATACATTTACCCAAtacaactactacaacaactactaacactactactactacaacttcGTGGAAAAAGTTAGAAAAATGTCCTGATCCGTCTCCACATCTTG TTGGGCCTCTCAGGATTGAGTTCTCTACGCCTGTCAGCTTGGACACAGTGAGGAAGGAGAACCCAGGTCTGCAGGAAGGAGGTCGCTACAAACCACATGACTGTGTCGCCCTCCAGAAGGTTGCTCTAATCATCCCCTTCCGTCATCGTGACGAGCACCTCAAGTTCTGGCTCTACTACCTCCATCCCATCCTTCAGCGCCAACAGCTGGACTATGGTGTCTACGTCATCAATCAG GATGGAGACAACACGTTCAACAGGGCCAAGCTGATGAACATTGGCTATGCTGAGGCCCTGAAAGAGTATGACTACGACTGCTTTGTGTTCAGTGACGTGGACCTCATCCCCATGAATGACCGCAACACCTACAAATGCTTCAGCCAGCCCAGACACCTGTCTGTCTCCATGGACAAGTTTGGCTTCAA GTTGCCCTATAACCAGTTCTTTGGCGGTGTCTCAGCGTTAAGTAAGGAGCACTTCCTGAAAATCAATGGCTTTCCCAACAGCTACTGGGGCTGGGGTGGTGAAGATGATGACATTTTCAACAG GGTGAGCTCCAGAGGAATGTCCATCTCTCGTCCAGATAGCGAGGTCGGAAAATGCCGGATGATCCGTCACGAAAGAGACAAACTGAACGACCCAAATCCTCAGAG GTTTGACAGAATACAACGCACGAGACTGACGATGAATACCGATGGGATCAGCTCTCTCAAGTACGAAGTCATCAAAGTGGAAAAGGATCCTCTGTTCACGAAAATCACAGTAGATGTGGGGAAACCTTAG
- the LOC139579086 gene encoding beta-1,4-galactosyltransferase 1-like, with amino-acid sequence MLRKIFCSLVLLCLLSFSVYFWYQLRYSNVTKSSRNALLSSLKDSQSEEGLTKSGVDYRGIHLESDLGKEQLTKENETTETKTQELKKCPDPSPLLVGPLRVEFSTPVSLDTVRKENPGLQEGGRYKPHDCVALQKVALIIPFRHRDEHLKFWLYYLHPILQRQQLDYGVYVINQDGDNTFNRAKLMNIGYAEALKEYDYDCFVFSDVDIIPMNDRNTYKCFSQPRHLSVSMDKFGFKLPYNQYFGGVSSLSKEQIMKINGFPNNYWGWGGEDDDIFNRMNDRKMPISRPDGEVGKCRMIRHERDINNNDNPQRFKRITHTLKTMDTDGLNSLEYEVVAVEKHDLFTNITVDVGIPPEDEEDMDKG; translated from the exons ATGCTGAGAAAAATATTCTGCAGCCTTGTGCTTTTATGTCTCTTATCTTTCTCAGTATATTTCTGGTATCAGTTGAGATACTCAAATGTTACTAAATCGAGTAGGAATGCTTTGCTGTCCAGTTTGAAGGATTCCCAAAGTGAAGAAGGATTAACAAAATCAGGAGTCGATTATAGAGGTATCCACTTGGAGTCAGACTTAGGGAAAGAACAACTAACGAAAGAAAATG AAACTACAGAGACCAAAACCCAAGAATTAAAGAAATGCCCAGATCCCTCTCCACTTCTAG TTGGGCCTCTCAGGGTTGAGTTCTCTACGCCTGTCAGCTTGGACACAGTGAGGAAGGAGAACCCAGGTCTGCAGGAAGGAGGTCGCTACAAACCACATGACTGCGTCGCCCTCCAGAAGGTTGCTCTAATCATCCCCTTCCGCCATCGTGACGAGCACCTCAAGTTCTGGCTCTACTACCTCCATCCCATCCTTCAGCGCCAACAGCTAGACTATGGCGTCTATGTTATCAATCAG GATGGAGACAACACGTTCAACAGGGCCAAGCTGATGAACATTGGCTATGCTGAGGCCCTGAAAGAGTATGACTACGACTGCTTTGTGTTCAGTGACGTGGACATCATCCCCATGAATGACCGCAACACCTACAAATGCTTCAGCCAGCCCAGACACCTGTCTGTCTCCATGGACAAGTTTGGCTTCAA GTTGCCCTATAATCAGTACTTTGGCGGTGTCTCATCGTTGAGTAAAGAGCAGATCATGAAAATCAACGGCTTTCCCAACAACTACTGGGGGTGGGGTGGTGAAGATGACGACATTTTCAACAG GATGAATGACAGAAAAATGCCCATCTCTCGTCCGGACGGCGAAGTCGGAAAATGCCGGATGATCCGTCACGAAAGAGACATAAATAACAACGACAATCCTCAGAG GTTCAAGAGAATAACTCACACGTTAAAGACGATGGATACCGATGGCCTCAACTCTCTCGAGTACGAAGTTGTCGCAGTTGAAAAGCATGACCTGTTCACAAATATTACAGTAGACGTGGGGATACCACCCGAAGATGAAGAAGACATGGACAAAGGATGA